In one window of Desulforhabdus amnigena DNA:
- a CDS encoding CBS domain-containing protein, whose product MKDLKVSDVMVRPVISARKNASARDIAMQLLTGLYSGMPVTDDEGKVIGLITELDLLEAVLEDKELAKTTAEDIMSRDPLTVDADTPITEAIKILKEKNVIRLPVTRNDKLVGVVARCDILKGLLEPEFVAYM is encoded by the coding sequence ATGAAAGACTTGAAGGTATCCGATGTCATGGTAAGACCGGTAATATCCGCCAGAAAAAATGCCTCGGCTCGGGATATTGCCATGCAGCTCCTTACGGGCCTTTACAGTGGCATGCCCGTGACTGACGATGAAGGAAAAGTGATAGGGTTGATTACAGAGCTCGATCTGTTGGAGGCTGTCTTAGAGGATAAGGAGCTTGCGAAAACTACGGCGGAGGACATCATGAGCCGAGACCCTCTCACAGTCGATGCCGATACCCCTATCACAGAAGCCATTAAGATTTTGAAGGAAAAGAATGTCATCCGTCTCCCTGTTACCAGAAATGACAAGCTGGTGGGAGTTGTGGCCCGGTGCGATATCCTGAAGGGTCTCCTGGAACCCGAGTTCGTGGCCTACATGTAA
- a CDS encoding bifunctional DNA primase/polymerase, with amino-acid sequence MPSSIEEAALEYLKRHWSVIPIRSHDKRPAIRWQEYQHRHATKEEVNEWFSRWPASNVGIVTGAISGLVVLDIDPKHGGDAGLAELIRHHGPLPQSVEAITGGGGRHIYFAHPGGMVRNRVGLATGIDLRGDGGCVVAPPSLHPSGRVYSWRKGHAPHQHALAPMPGWLLQEAAGEYERRGHPLEYWRNLLREGVPEGERNNTIASLAGHLLWHGVDPHVVQELLLCWNRIRCRPPLSDGEVVRTVESITHLHERHGEETMPVNEKM; translated from the coding sequence ATGCCATCATCGATTGAAGAGGCCGCGCTTGAATACCTGAAACGGCACTGGTCGGTCATCCCCATCAGATCTCATGACAAGCGTCCTGCTATCCGCTGGCAGGAATATCAGCATCGCCATGCCACCAAAGAAGAGGTGAACGAGTGGTTTTCACGCTGGCCGGCGAGCAATGTGGGGATCGTGACCGGTGCAATCTCGGGTCTGGTCGTACTCGATATCGATCCCAAACACGGCGGAGACGCCGGCCTGGCCGAGCTGATCCGGCATCATGGCCCTTTGCCGCAAAGCGTGGAAGCAATCACCGGCGGTGGCGGTCGCCACATCTATTTCGCCCATCCCGGCGGCATGGTGCGCAACAGAGTGGGTTTGGCGACTGGGATCGATCTGCGCGGCGACGGCGGCTGCGTGGTGGCCCCCCCTTCGCTGCACCCCTCCGGTAGGGTCTACAGCTGGCGGAAAGGGCATGCCCCCCATCAGCATGCATTGGCGCCGATGCCTGGCTGGCTTTTGCAGGAGGCGGCCGGTGAATACGAACGGCGCGGCCACCCCCTGGAATATTGGCGCAATCTGCTCAGGGAAGGTGTGCCGGAGGGGGAACGCAACAATACTATCGCCTCACTGGCGGGCCACCTGCTCTGGCATGGTGTGGACCCTCACGTGGTACAGGAGTTGTTGTTGTGCTGGAACCGGATACGGTGTCGCCCGCCGCTCTCCGATGGTGAGGTGGTGCGCACCGTCGAGAGTATCACGCACCTGCACGAAAGGCATGGCGAAGAGACGATGCCGGTGAATGAAAAGATGTGA
- the pcm gene encoding protein-L-isoaspartate O-methyltransferase codes for MPGWIIPPPKEPVKSREEFRREREQKVVWLTRKGYLRSERIKAAMLKVPREDFIPFFYKDYAYEEVPLPLPGEEATISCPHSYPLFYEPLGLDRGHRFLEVGLGSGYGTALAREIVGEKGLVVSIEIDSLTLAFAENNLKNTGYSDIVLVHGDGGLGYQEKAPYDRICMTAACLEIPPPLLDQLKMGGRLIAPVKEGGVQNLVLVKKEPGGTAREVICQVLYVSLRGKYAQASLR; via the coding sequence ATGCCGGGCTGGATCATTCCTCCGCCCAAAGAGCCGGTTAAAAGCAGGGAAGAATTCCGCAGGGAAAGGGAGCAGAAAGTGGTCTGGCTCACCCGGAAAGGCTATTTGCGCTCAGAGCGCATCAAAGCAGCGATGCTGAAGGTTCCCAGGGAAGACTTCATTCCCTTTTTCTATAAAGACTACGCCTATGAGGAAGTCCCTCTCCCACTGCCCGGGGAAGAGGCCACCATTTCCTGCCCACACAGTTATCCCCTTTTTTATGAACCCCTGGGACTCGACAGAGGACACAGGTTTCTCGAAGTCGGGCTTGGGTCGGGCTACGGTACGGCTCTGGCCCGGGAAATCGTCGGGGAGAAGGGCCTGGTCGTTTCCATTGAGATCGATTCATTAACCCTGGCCTTTGCAGAAAATAATCTAAAGAATACGGGCTACAGTGACATTGTCCTGGTACACGGGGACGGCGGGCTTGGGTACCAGGAAAAAGCCCCCTATGACCGCATTTGCATGACGGCGGCCTGCCTCGAAATTCCTCCTCCCTTGCTGGACCAGCTCAAAATGGGAGGAAGGCTCATCGCGCCGGTTAAGGAGGGAGGTGTTCAGAACCTGGTACTTGTGAAGAAAGAACCCGGGGGGACAGCCAGAGAAGTGATTTGCCAGGTTTTGTATGTTTCCCTGCGCGGAAAGTACGCTCAAGCTTCGTTACGCTGA
- a CDS encoding radical SAM protein, with translation MGWCEICEKSSKEIARELGVCRSCILDKPDKALALALKIHRRSRASFGLPETEPRAPEGIPCRLCVHECRIPEGGVGYCGLRRNEKGKIKDVTAERGKLSWYHDPLPTNCVGDWVCPGGTGAGYPRYAHRQGPERGYKNLAVFFHACSFNCLFCQNWSFMELTTRPQTRTVEELAAAVDDCTSCICFFGGDPTPQAPFSLNAARLAREKAKGKILRICWETNGSMHPAVLDKMVEVALESGGNIKFDLKAWDENLHIALTGVSNRRTLENFARAGKLVRERPEPPLLIANTLLVPGYIDAEEVRLLARCIASIDRNIPYSLLAFHPQFHMADLPVTSRELAERCLDAAREEGLSRVRLGNVHLLV, from the coding sequence GTGGGGTGGTGCGAGATCTGTGAAAAGAGTTCAAAGGAGATCGCGAGGGAGCTCGGTGTCTGCCGAAGCTGTATTCTGGACAAACCCGACAAGGCCCTTGCGCTGGCCCTAAAGATCCACCGCAGAAGCAGGGCTTCCTTCGGCCTTCCGGAAACCGAGCCCAGAGCGCCGGAGGGGATTCCCTGCCGACTCTGCGTGCACGAATGCCGTATCCCCGAGGGTGGGGTGGGCTATTGTGGACTGCGCAGAAACGAAAAAGGGAAAATCAAGGACGTCACCGCCGAGCGAGGAAAGCTCTCCTGGTATCACGACCCTTTGCCGACCAATTGCGTGGGGGACTGGGTCTGTCCCGGCGGTACCGGGGCCGGCTATCCCAGGTATGCCCACCGTCAGGGACCGGAACGCGGCTACAAAAACCTGGCGGTCTTTTTTCACGCCTGCTCCTTCAACTGCCTCTTTTGTCAGAACTGGTCCTTCATGGAACTGACCACAAGACCCCAAACCCGAACCGTTGAAGAACTGGCCGCCGCGGTCGATGACTGCACGTCATGCATCTGCTTTTTCGGCGGCGACCCGACGCCACAAGCCCCTTTTTCCCTCAATGCCGCCAGGCTCGCGCGGGAAAAGGCCAAAGGAAAAATTCTGCGCATCTGCTGGGAAACCAACGGTTCCATGCATCCGGCCGTTCTCGACAAGATGGTGGAGGTGGCGCTCGAATCAGGCGGCAACATCAAGTTCGACCTCAAGGCCTGGGATGAGAACCTGCACATCGCTCTGACCGGAGTGAGCAACCGAAGGACCCTGGAAAATTTCGCCCGTGCGGGCAAGCTGGTTCGGGAGCGGCCGGAGCCACCCCTGTTGATCGCAAACACGCTGCTTGTCCCAGGCTACATCGACGCGGAGGAAGTGCGTCTCCTGGCGCGCTGCATCGCCTCGATCGACAGAAACATCCCTTACAGCCTGCTGGCCTTTCACCCCCAATTCCACATGGCTGACCTGCCCGTGACCTCACGGGAACTGGCCGAAAGATGCCTGGATGCAGCCCGGGAGGAGGGACTGAGCAGAGTGCGCCTGGGAAATGTCCACCTTCTGGTCTAG
- a CDS encoding antibiotic biosynthesis monooxygenase, producing the protein MNVHVLIERKFKGSPYPEHLQAILNFRIKAMQQRGYVRGETFVNKEDPREVVVLSVWSSVKDWEKWANSEERRKLEDEMASYLEGAPKIKVLVAGADYMKEAYSAAAGGE; encoded by the coding sequence ATGAATGTCCACGTACTGATCGAGAGGAAATTCAAAGGATCTCCCTATCCAGAACATTTGCAGGCGATTCTCAACTTCAGAATCAAGGCTATGCAGCAGAGGGGGTATGTACGGGGAGAAACTTTCGTCAACAAGGAAGATCCTCGTGAGGTAGTGGTGCTTTCGGTTTGGTCTTCTGTAAAAGATTGGGAAAAATGGGCAAATAGCGAGGAGCGGCGCAAGCTGGAAGATGAAATGGCATCCTACCTGGAGGGGGCTCCCAAAATCAAAGTCCTCGTGGCGGGAGCAGATTATATGAAAGAAGCTTACTCCGCGGCTGCGGGTGGAGAGTAG
- a CDS encoding archaemetzincin family Zn-dependent metalloprotease, with amino-acid sequence MQGTIWLYFTADVEHPVVELLESRLAGFFPCTVRLGEQIGLPKNAFVPSRGQYRASLVLQRLRELGPSGDFRLAIIGADLFEAGLNFVFGQADVLHRCAVISLKRLHMEYPGRPLTRGVFCHRVLTEAVHEIGHLAGLGHCPDPTCVMHFSNSLIDTDRKGPGFCKNCRSLFYKP; translated from the coding sequence ATGCAAGGAACCATTTGGCTCTATTTCACGGCGGATGTTGAACACCCGGTCGTCGAGTTGCTGGAGAGCCGGCTTGCCGGGTTTTTCCCCTGCACCGTTCGACTGGGAGAACAGATCGGTCTTCCAAAGAACGCATTCGTCCCTTCCCGCGGCCAGTACCGCGCTTCCCTGGTTCTGCAGCGACTGCGCGAACTGGGGCCCTCAGGGGATTTTCGCCTGGCAATCATCGGTGCCGACCTGTTCGAAGCAGGGCTCAACTTCGTTTTCGGCCAGGCCGATGTTCTGCACCGCTGTGCCGTTATTTCCCTGAAACGGCTGCATATGGAATACCCCGGGCGCCCCTTAACCCGGGGTGTCTTTTGCCACCGGGTGCTGACCGAGGCGGTGCATGAAATCGGCCACCTGGCAGGTCTGGGGCATTGTCCCGATCCAACCTGCGTGATGCATTTCTCCAACAGCCTGATCGATACGGACCGCAAGGGACCTGGCTTTTGCAAAAATTGCAGGAGCTTGTTTTATAAACCTTAA